One window from the genome of Diceros bicornis minor isolate mBicDic1 unplaced genomic scaffold, mDicBic1.mat.cur scaffold_207_ctg1, whole genome shotgun sequence encodes:
- the LOC131402670 gene encoding ral guanine nucleotide dissociation stimulator-like — MTHFNRVVECIITTCIGDPSMTAQDRARVVELWIQVAKECHGLRNLSSLHTIFWALEGPSIQRLKETWRQVSRWVGLSPCEHHLGGPDTPHRAGIALQSVGTSWETANPGDRV, encoded by the exons atgacccactttaacagagtggtcgaatgtatcatcaccacctgcattggggacccgagcatgacggcccaggacagggccagggtggtggagctctggatccaggtggccaag gaatgccacggcctgaggaacctttcctctctccatacgatcttctgggctctggagggcccctccattcaacgtttaaaagagacgtggagacaggtgtccaggtgggtaggcctctctccatgcgagcaccacctgggtggaccagacaccccccacagggctggcattgcccttcagtcagttgggacctcctgggagacagcaaaccctggggatagggtctga